The genomic DNA TCTAACCTTTGTCAAAACCGTCTCATTTTAGAAATATTGTTTCTTTTTAAACCATTTGTTTATTAAAATTGTTCTTTTTAAAGTCATTTGTCTTTCATAGTTTTTTAAACTGTTCATTTTATACTGCTCTTTAAAAAAatatcttttcaaaacaaatcGTTTTTTAAGTCATTGATTTTAAAAGCGTTTCTTTTTAAACCGTTACTTTTAGAACCATTTTTGAAATcgttcattttttaaattttgtattcaaATTACTTGTAGCCTTTACGAAAAAAGAACTTCAAAAAGTGAACGATTTAAAAAATAGAAGGAATTTAAAATCGACTAATTTTAAACGAACGAATGGTTTAAAAAACGAAGATTTTAAAAAACGACAATTAAAAATAAACCTCAAAAAACTAAGTTAACAAGTGTAACGTTTAAAAAACGCTCGAATTTAATAAACGAAAGGTTAAAAATATAAcgaatattaaacaaataaacgGTCGGAAGGTTTGAAAAAAATAAACCATTctaaaaagagtttgaaaaatgagAAATCTTTCGCAGACTTTTTATTAGAATGGTTCATCTTTTCTCAAATCTtccatttcttttgtttttttatgcACGTCATTTTGTAAAATTTTAAAGATGAATGACTTAAAAAAAGTGAATtatttaaaaatgtttaaaaacaaatgattttaaaaagaatggTATAGAATGAAGTgtttaaaaaaactttaaaagacaaaagacttaaaaaacaaacagtttaAAAAGGAACAATTTTAAAAATGATAGAGGGttttaaaaaaagattaaaaaatatttttaaaacgatgtttacaaaaataaaagGTTAAGGAAAttacatatttatttgtatatttaaaacgcattttgttaaataataatcgtgaaaataatgaaataatataaaaaaaacttgagtaatttcattaataatctcttaaatattaaaagaactttgtaattatAAAAAACAACTCTAAGGTATATAATAACCTATTTACCCTTACACTTAACTGCAAAAATGTAACAAAGTTAGTTTCTAGGGCCAAAACCATTATAAAATGCAACATTGGGGTGGGTGGGTTGGGGTTGGTGTATTTTTATTAGGTCTTTTGTAATGAGGCGGTACATCGCGGCATTTCTGGTTATGGCGCCCCATAGCGCTGCCCAACACCATTACGGGGGCGCTATGGGGGAGTAAATCGGAGCTCCCGTGATGAGCATAGCGGCGCGAGGAAGAAGGAATTTCAAATTTTTGACCGTTACAAACGGTCAtatgttaataaaaaaaaatcctaaataatctatatatatatatatatcatttatCTTTCTTTTAAACATTCACCTCAATCACACTCTCATTCATCAAAATTACTCCCACTTTCTTCTAAAAAATAATGGGTTCCCCATCGGAAGATTCGTTCACCGATATTTTATTTACCGAAGATTTTTTTCACCCGAAGAAATCGCGGAGGAGGAAGAAGCGATTACGAGTGCATGTGCTCTCGCGATACAAGCCATAGAACACGTTGGGCGTTCTCCTCCACGCCCCATTTTGAGGCGCACCTTTATCTTGTGAGACCGTGAAGCCGCAAACGAGTGTTTTTTTATATACTTTAgagattaaatgaaaaaaaatagaaaaatgtttctttaaataattaataaaaatgaaaattaatgattaggtaatgatgggtaaGGACTTTATGACTACacgctctagtgatataacgccccataaagtcCTTCTATGACGTGGCGTGCCACTTGTCGCATTACGTCcccaaaggggctttatgactacacatggccttatatataaaaatatttttaaaaaaattaagggttttttaatatatattatttaatattctgtttttaaaaattaaaggtttttatatatattaatatgtattttttttgtttttttagtttaaGGGTTTTTaattaaagttttttttatatataaccgattaaaagaaaaaaaatgatttttggaTGAACATGGCAACCACCAAACTATTTAGTGTGAGTTAAATGATATTTTTTAACGAAGTTAGTGggttggaccaaaatgacaaggAAATGAAAAACTCatggacccagaggagaaaaaaaaaactatttggactaaagtgggtTTGACCAAAAACTCAGAAAGTTTTGCTCTTGTGGTAACACGACTGTCAAGTGGCGGCCGACGGTATGGTTTCCTGTGAGAACGCCCAAAAAAGTCAAACTTTGAAGCCAGCGTGGGCACGGTTAAGACAAAATAGCATGGCTAGAGTGGGGCAATTCGGAGCTTTCCGATTTAGAGAGTGTGGTAACCTTATACTTGAAGTTctccgttcaaaaaaaaaagatattctAACCATTATTAGCTAATACAACACCCGTTCATACCCTCAATTTTTTATAACTAATCTTATACCCTAATATAAGATATTCTAACCATTGAAGTTctgttagaccatgtgtagtggggggtttttttttaaaaaatttcaaaaataacgcCCAAAAACGCCTCCCCACCTATTACATAGGGcgttattttgtattttttttgaaaaaaaaggagCCCGGCGTTTTATATAAAACGCTCAAAGATACAAGTGGTCCAAGTTGGCTGACCAATGGGAAGGAGTATTTGGTCCAAGTGGGCTGACATGGTCTGACCAAAAAGCTTtttaaataagttttttttttaatgattggaaggagcattatttgggcattattcccactacgccacttttgcaataacgccccatgctgactgggatgacacgtgtcggataatggcccatggtgggggcattatttttcttaaccactacacatggtcttacgcGTATTACATTTTTTAATTCTAAACGTTCAAATAATTGATTGAACTTTCCACTTTGACCccttcaactttctttcaacatcGTTTTAGGATTAAAACCTTCAAGATGAACATCAATGGGTATGGTTTCGAGTGTGGGGCGATTGAAGTGGTTACGGGTTGCCTGAGAAACTTAGTTCAGTGTTATTCATTTACATCTGGATGATTACTAGGATAAAGGCTACCTGTTGCGACTGAGCACTCAAACATATTATGATACTAACTGTTTTCAATTGGTGAAGTCAATCAAAGAGCAGTAATAAAATTTCAGAAATTGTTTTATGTGTCTGCAGACCAAATTAAATTAATAGTATGATTGTTGCTAGACTTGATATGCAGTTATAAAATGTTTCAATGCATTTGAACGAATTTAATACCAATTTTCAGAAGTTGGAAAGATTTTGTAACAATTTCTGATTATATTTTGATAATTTTAGTCATTTGATACTTTTTTTCTAAATCAGCCTGTTTTGACCCAAACCTATTATGGTCACAACTCGCTTTTTGACCCGAACCAATTAAATCTTTCTTAAATCAGTAAGTCCTGGCCGAAATCGCAATTAAATTTTTCTTAAATCAGTCAGTCCTGGCCCAAATCGCATGATCCGACCCGACTATTTTGTCAGGTTTACTATTGATGTATCTTGAAATTCTTGAACCATTGATGTCATACCATGGTAATGTTGTACTCCTAAAAAAAGTCAGCATCTTTGGGTTTCAGAGAAGAAACTGTTAAACTTCCTTAATGAAGTTGTAAATTAATGATCTGATGTAAGCCTTGTTCTTAATTGAGTAAACTGTCATtctcgtccctgtggtttgtcaaaatttACAAGTTCCATCCAAATTTTTTTTGCCATTTCCGTCCCTGACGTCTCTTAAACATGCCAGATTCATCCAACTTTTTAACccccatttaaaaaaaaaaagtgtgttaaaaagagGGGTAAAAGGTCATTCCAcaatttttaatttcttttttcaCCTCCTTTTATATACCCCCTTCCCCCCTCTTATGAAGAGCAAGCTAGAATTATGGCACTCAAGAATAAAAGATAACAGCATGTTAATGAAAACTTtgtttggctgcaaattttggtTAATGAAATTAGTTTTGGCTGCATGTGTAATGCACAAGGTTTAAAAAGGCGGAAACGGGTGTTAAGGCGTTTTCCCTTAGCCTCACGACGCGTAAGCCTCGAGGCAGGTCGAGGCGTAAGActcaaaatattattaaaaaaattaagaaatatatatatatatatatatatatatatatatctcatAAAATCACAAATTACCATAAAAGTAtaaaacaaacatcataaatagAAAATAGGAAAACAAACAAGGTTTAACATAAAACAAACATCATAAAATAGTTCGAACAACTTAAATTAGTTATGTTATGACTTATGACATCTAAATATCATAGAACTCGTTTTCCTCCGCATCATCATCCTCAAAGTTTTCATCTGGCGTATTTAGATCGTCATAGTCATCAACCAAATTAAtaactcttttccttttcctcctAGATGATGAACTCTCACCTTTTTCCTCATTTGACATTTTGACCAGCCAACTCCACCAATGCCATCTTCATCCCCACTCGGGTTAGCTATCCACTCATCAtccaacaaaacatcatcggcaACTATCGGGACTTCATCATCTTTTAGATTCGTCTTCTTTATAAACTTTTGCTTCAATCTCCTATTGTACATAACGTACACCAACTTGTTCATCCTATTCGTGCCCAACCGATATCTTCTTTTCGATTAGGTTTTTTTGACCTAGTAGATGTTTTTTAAGTGAACTATTGGGTTGGCCCACCAATTAAGCCTAATAAACACTAAATGGGTCTAAAATAAAGTCCAAAAAAAACTAAAGTTTTTCCATTTTCACAAGGTCTGGTGAGCCTCACCGCCTCGGAAAGCCTCGGATAACTGAGGCTTAGGTTTCAGTTGACCCCTATGAGGCTAAGCCTTTAAGGCGTTTTTTCATAGCCTCAACCGAGGCGGGCCTCGGAAAGCCTTTTTAAACCATGGTAATGCAAATCAAGGTTTTGGGTTTTGTTCACTAAAAATAAAGAACAGCAGCCTCCATTCTTCAAATGGAATTCACAAGTCAACAGGAAATGCATATGGTCAAAGTGTAGAACTGTAAATCCAATTCATATGGAGTTTTGACAGTCGAAGGTTTTGGTTGCAGCAGCATTATAAAACTGTAAATCCAACAGATATTGTAGTGTTCAAAGTTTGGCTGGTAGAAAAAAAGTCGAATGAATCTTTAGAAAAGTTAGAAAACTTTAAATGaggtgaaaaaaaaaatgaattaaataaatatttgGGATGACCAATTTGCCCCTCTATTAATGGACAGATTTAACGGGGGTTAACAAGTTGGATGAATCTGGCATGTTTAAGAACCGTCGGGGACGGAAATGGCAAGAAAATTTTTTTGGATGGAACAGGGAAAAATTtcgacaaaccacagggacgaaaatggcaatttactcttctAAATAATTATATCAAGAAAAAGTTGTAATGGAAATTTTTTACCTGAATGAACAGCAGGGTCAGGAAGGAAGGAAGTAAGTTCATGACCAAGTGTATGCATCTTCATCAAAGGAGTCAAAGTCAACTGACTGATTGAGCAGTATCTCCATATGACTTATCTTAAATTAAGAAGTCAAAGTATGAGAGGTCTAAATGCATTATAGCGTAAAATAGACGAGAGAACATAACTAGTGCGGCGGAGACAACGAAAACGGGAAAAGACGCCATAGTTTTAacatattaaaaaaagaaaaaaattcagAAAAGATCACTCAAAGTTGGCATATTCTAATTAAAATCATATTTCTTACACACAGTTCTTATTTCCAGCACATAGCTTCTGAAAAGCAGATTTTAACCGCAACCCGAACCAGTAACACGCCTTTTTACCGTTTCTAAGTTCCTCGCAGCGTCAAGGAAACTGCAACCACAcagtaaaaaaacaaaaagaaggtCGTTTTAGTTATGTCTTCCGAGGATCATCCGAACCTAAGCAGTTTCATAATTCAAGTTGAATAAACTTCTTTATAATTCCCATCATCTCACTCCCGGGAAACCGCCCAAGAGAACCTCGTGCCGCAGCTATTTCATCCAACCTCCAAACCGAATCACCCGAAAACGCTCGACCCGGTTGACTTATTTCCTCTCCTGCGGCCACATAATCCGACAAGTCGTCACCGGCTTCAACAGTTGGCAGAGGAAACGTATCAAGAGAAGTTTGTAAAACTACCGTTTCACCACCAACCGCACCCACATAGTCTTTCAACCGACATAACGTAAACGGGACAGGCTCAAAGCTATGGTCCCCGTATTCAACCGGCGTAGAGTGGTCCCCGGTGACACATAGGAAAAACTGGAATTGACCGGCTGACTCTGCCTCCCAAAGAAGTCTTGCAAGCTGCCCGATAGCTTTGTCAACCGCTTCCAACCCTTTGACTTTAAAAACAGTTGCTTTATCATGACCCGCATCGTCTATTGCCTTTATATGGAGAAAACCAAAATCATAGCCATCGGAAACACCGGGTTTGTGCTCGTCTTCTCCCGGTACAAAAACGTTAGGGCAAGCCCGCACAGGAGCCGATAACGCGTTTGCGATTGCAGTCGCTTTAGATGTCAATAACGTTCGATAATCTCCGGTGGCTCCGGGAGCTTCTAGAATATCAATCCCGAGAGACAAACCGAGGCCAGCTATGATCTTTGTGGGGGCCACCATGCAGGGTCGTAGCCCATGGTTCTTCTCAAACGCCGGAACCTACAAAAATCACAACGTCGTTGTTGTTGTTATGGTTATTTGTTTGATGCGGGATTTTTGTTAAGGGTATAAACCATACCTCGATTCTAATACCGCAGCCTCGTAAAAGGACGATATTGGCGATGTTTTTGCCTTCGGTGGCACGTTTTTGGTTGAGAGGATGAGCGACCAAAATTTTAGAAATTTCTTTGGATAATTCGTTGACGACGTTTGCAGTGTGTTTGGCTTCTTCTGTATTGTCGAGAGGCTTTGCTTCTAGAAGCAAACGATTATCCTTTAGCGGGTCGGTTCCCGATATGTTTCCGCTTAGTTTAGGTCCTTTTACGACAACTCCGCATCTGTGTTCAGTTGCATACCTGAAAAAAAGCCAAAATAGTGTAACCTAATTTAATTTATAAAAGATTACCAGGTTTATTATAGTTAATATGTTGAGTAGGCGATTATTATCGTTAAGAGACTGATTTTTAACACATTGCGCACCTGACTCTGACTTCATACTCGGGATACGATGGCAGCTTCATTTTATCAAGTGCTGCACACAAGACGGGCCCTTCTTCTTCAAAGTGTCGATCGGCCCGTCTGCTGGTAACCACTCCGGTTTTCTCATCGAAAGTTGCAAAGTTTGACTGATGGATCGTCAACACAACGAAAATCGGCGTCAAACGTTATCTATAAACAAATACGCTACAAAAGTTGGTATATTCACAATAAGGAAGAAGGTACGGCTTACATACTTTAAAAGCGATGTCCCCCGGAGCCATCGCCAATCCAGCACCTATCGATTCAAACGCGCCTCTACCACGGTAATAAACCCGCGGGTCATAACCCAACAGAGACAGATGCGCAGTGTCGCTACCGCAGCCCAACCCTACTTCAACCGGGTCCATAAGACCGTTAACTCCAGCAGAAGCAATCGCGTCCAAATTCGGCACTTTGGCAGCTTCTAAAGGAGTTTTGTATCCAAATCTTGGAATCGAAACATCCCCCAACCCGTCGATTAACACGAATGCAACTCGTTTACGCGGTGTCTCTGAATTAACCATGCTTCTCTTTACACCCCTATCAAGATCATACCATAATCATAACAAACTTGAAGTAGAGAATCCTTCAAGATTCAAAATTTCGTAAAAAAATGATATGGGTATTTCTAagggtggcaaaatgggtgggttgggtaggtttgggtaatgggttaggatgggtatgggttaggatgggtttgggttagaatgggtttattaagaaatgggttaggatgggtttagGTCAAGATGGGTTTTTGTTAAGATGGATTTGGACATTaggctaaaaatataaataaataaataaataatcaaaaaaaataaaaaaataaaaaaaaattaaaaaataaaaaaattaaaaaaaaatcaaaaaattaaaaaaaaattaaaaaaaggttCAGTCAAATAAAGATCATATCTTGATACATAATAATCAACCGGAACTATGTTTAATATTGGTCGTTTTTGTCACCAATACAAACTGTCAAGTTACAGTCTTTTATCAACAGCCAAATCCATATAATTTATCATATAATTTGGATAAAACAGTGTACAACAACGCTAATGTCCGGAAAAAAACCATATAATTTATCAACGCCAGTACTACCAATTGCATATAACCATATAAATAGATATCGGATCAAATAACAGAAGCCTAATAAAGCTTAGTTCAGTTCAAACACTGCCTAGAGTTTCAAGATCAACAGGACATAACTTCTCGTTGCGCGACCAATTCAAGAAACAGTACTCAACTTAGTTCAATCCAGCAACCGTACAAACAGAACCCAGAAACATGTTCCAATCAAGTACATTCCAGTTTTGTTTAACTTGCAGAACAAAGGAACAAATCTTAACCTCAATGTCTAAACAAACAAAAACTAAAGGCACAACAAAAAGAGGGTAACTAGTAATACTTATGTTCCTGCAAACCTTTTTTCCATCAAAAATTTATATAGCAATTAGTCTATAACACAAAACAAAATCCCTCAAACTTGAAAACAAGTCGTTTGTTTGAATGAAAACAAACCCATTGATTATGTATCTAAGATTGAAAAACAAATGGTTTAACTGTTGGTAATTTAAACGGGTGAAAAGTTTGGACCATTATGTGTTTCACACTCACTCAAGCATTTCATAAAACACCTGGTAGGCATTCGTTCAACACCCCCTACCAAACAGCACAGAAACCCAACAATTAACGCATCATTACAACCTATAAAAGCACAGAAACCCAACAATATTTGCTAACAATAACATTAAAAAAACTCATTGTTTCTGGTACCTATCAAACAGAGGGATCTGATGCTGAAGGTGTAGGCAAATTAGTGGTGAAAACAGGAAGAATTAGAAAGGATAATCACTGGTTTGAAAtcagatgatgatggtgatttaGGGTTGAATCCGCGAAGACGGTGATTTAGGTATCTGATGCGTGTTTagggttgaatccacgatgaggTTTGAAATCAGACTAAATCATCAGACGTACCATTGGTGATTTAGGGATCTAATGCGTGTTTTGGGTTTAGGGAGTAAAAACCCATCCTGACCCATGTTAAAATTTAGACGGATATCTTaaaacccattctaacccatcTTGACTAAATTCTTAGCTCATTCTGACTTATTTCCTTTTTTAAAGAGACCCAAAATATCATGGTTGAGTTTTTATTGCCACCCCTAGGTATTTCATATTATGATATTCTTGATCCATAATCTCTATACCTAATAAAAGAACAAGGTTCTGCCACTTGGCACCCCCACATTCAACCAATACACATGTCAAAATTCTAGCCAGTCCACATCATCCTATCCTAGGTGTAATTTTGTgagatttttcaatttttgtgtaTTATTAATTCTTTCAAATATGCTGAAATGTTTGGGCGGCCAGATTCTGTGGAttcaatttttgaatttgaattccATTTACTCATCCCAAGAAACTCATTACCCTGTCCTCTCACTATCAACTTTTGTGTATTACTGTTTCATATTCTCTAAACCAGGGTTTTTTTGTTCCTTTATTCTTcctaaccctaatctcatttccCCCAAATTTCTGCCGTTTCAAAATGTTTGTTCTCTCCTCTATTCTCAATCTATTGTAAAATGTCTTCTTCTACATAAAAGATCTTCTTTTTTTTCAACTCTTCACCTTCATCGCAAACCCTAATCACAGTCAGCGCACACCCACAGACAGTGTATCTCTCCCTCATTTTCTCCCATAAACGGTGATCGGAGCCAGGTTTGGTCGGTGCTCCGGCGACCCGTGTCTGCCGGCTACGTCACACCACTCACAACCCCCACCTATCTCCTCTCCTGCTCACCCCTTCACCGGCTGTCGGAGTCGTGTTCCAGTCGACTGAACATGCATACACCCCTGAACCACCTCCACCTACCTCCAGATTGAGCGGCCGGCCACCACCAGATGGTGGTGGCGTACGACGGTAGACACGACCGAAGAAAGGAGAGAGAAAGAGGGAACCGACGCTGCCAGTGGGGTTCCGACGGCAGCGCCGCCATGATGGTTAGTTTATGAACAGTTAattatcttattttttttttaattttagaaatTAGGGATTTTTTGCAAATTTGAATGTTATGGAATTGTAAATAGTCAATGGGTGAAGTTCTTGTGGATAATGGGTTTATGGAAGAGAAATTTTTCTAGAAACCTTATCTGGAAAGAATAGGTTTATGGAATTGTAAATAGTCACTTCTATGATTGTTTTGTACTTATGTTGTTTTTGTATTATTGCTTTCATTAGATGAATACGTGCTAGCGTTCAGATTTTGATTTTGTGTGATACTCATACATTTATACAAGTTGGTTAGCTTCTGTAGTTTATGAAATGTAATAACTAAAAAACATAAGATGTACAAGTATGCATATATGTTGTATTTACTTTACTAATATGTATATGATGTTACTTATCCTTGCAGATATGTAGGATGAACTTCAAGAGCATGCAAAATCTATTCATATGGCTAATGGTTAGCTTTTCTCTTCAGGTTTTGGTATCTTTAATCTTTGTTCTGTCTTCTATATTGCCTTTCTTTCTGTAACTTAAGTGTGATGCGTTTTATCTTCCGTCTAGAAATATTAAACCGTAATTTTCTATTCAATGACACTCCTTGACAACATCCGCGTGTATTACTTTTGAAGAAACAGAAGGTATATTAATTAGTGAGTTTAGTGGCTTACTAATGATAGTGACATTTGAGATCATTTGTTGATACACTTGAAATTTGCATAAATTAAATGAGATTTCAGCTTATTTATGTTCTCTACTTTTAATACTTTATAATCTTAACGTAGGATTTTTAGTAGGGATGTATATCTTGTCGGGTTAACTGGTTGGACCAGATAACTTGAACACAGTATGTATATTTACTTTGTACCCAGCACATCAATCCTAAAATGGGCATACTAAAAACTGTGTAACCCGAGATAAAACGGGTCAGCAAGTAAAAACAATTGTTGGGTTGTAAACGGATTGACGGTTAAAcctatgtatttttttaattaatattttaaaagACTTTAACGAGTTTTACGTGTTTGATTTTAGAACAACCAAATATGACATGTACTACAATTAAAAGATGGTAATTAGAAGTATCATAAAGATTgaagttatatatattttctttaacagcaattaataattatttatttaatgtTAAGCAATGTTCTCGTGGATAGTTAAAAACTAAATTCGAAAAACAgtataaatatttaataaaatgtCGAGTATCAAAGAGGTTTTTGTTATCTTTGTAGGAATCTAATGCAAATCTGGATTATGGAGTTCCCTTAGATACCAGCGCTATAGTGGGTCATGCTAAAAGAAGACATTCATGACTGACAACAAAACCACAACTAAAGAAAGGTTTGACTCATCATTCACAAGATCAAACATATTTCATGATTGTTGTTTGACATAAAATTGCAGGTCTGCAAAGCTTAGGATGAAACTTGAGTGGATGGGTTTAGGGTTTAAAATTTGAACAGAGTTGGTCCTAAGTTTTGCTACTTACAAgagtttaaaattttaatttcatTGTCGTAATCTATATTATTGTGAATGGATGAAATGTGGGACACTAATGTTTTGTTCTTTTTTAGTGTGTTGTACACATCGAAGTTACTACTTATTGATCGAAGAGGTTAAGAACAAATGTGCAATTTTATTTTGTATCTTATTAAATTTGTTCATTAAAAATCTTGTGCTACATTGGAttttatgttgttttgttatTAAGAACAATATAATCACATCTGTTGGTCTTCATGGGATTGTTGTAGAGATGGCCGAGAGGTAAACTTTTATCCCAAAAATTAATTCCATTCAAATTTCAAGCAAAACACTTAATTTCCGGTTGTGTTGCGATACAGTCCATTTCCACAGTAGGTTTATATTTGAAATATACATTATATATTCATTTGTTAAAACCCGCGTATACGCGGGCAATAACCTAGTCATGCTATATATGAACATGCAAAAACTCAAATGCATACTGTTAAACTAGGGTTCATCATCAGCTGATCAAACATATACAGACAAATTGGAAGAACAACCAAATTGATAACCCTATAATCTGTGTTACGATTATGTAGTGAGATTGAATCACTAGTGAAGAATGAAAAATCTGGAAAAAATGTTATATAGTTGCATTTACAAGTTATAAAGCAGGAGTTGATAATATAAAGAAGATTGAAACAGAAACAGAAAGACTGACCTGATTCAGTTGAGGGTTTTGATTTAGAGGAAATCTTGGGAAGATGGTGTTGAAAAAGATTGCGTTTTGATGAATTTTtgggtatttgttcgatggtttGCAAGGAGCAAAGAAGAATCTGACTACCTCATGTGtccgaataaaattaaaattaaaaagtgATAAAAGCATCTTTAGGAAAACTAGTAAGAGTTCGGAACCGTgcgtgctgaaccagtaagaggtctgaacagagctagtataatgtttaaccgttcagagacaaatgtctgaccaattcagattagaggtcttaaccattcagactcagtataatgtttaaccattcagagtcaaatgtctgaaccattcagacatctgctcgtgaaacaaacagtctgaatggtgaagtgttgaaccagtaagaggctTGAACCATTAATAACCCtattaaaaggtaaacaaacagccctgAAGAAACAGTGGTTAACCGGGTGGTTAGTCCACGGGTCGAGTCTCGTCAAGATAGGGTTAATCCTTTCTTTCCTCGATCGATGACTGGTTGATCATGTATCTGTCACATGCGCAACGAAACACCATGACTCGCAACAAGGAGAATGAGGTGGGGGTTTCTCCTTGAGTCCTTGttaccaccctccggcgtgagaatcagcaTTTGCTTAGGAAGCAAGATAAGTGATTAAGTAGTAAGTGTGAGAGAGCAGATTAACATTACCTCAAACCTGATTCGAAGTCAGCATTTGCTTAGGAAGCAAGATAAGTGATTAAGTAGTAAGTGTGAGATAGCAGATTAACATTACCTCAAACCTGATTCGAAGtctggtatttatagccgaagagtgAAGGGGGTAGGCCAATGGGCCTTCCGATAGGCCTTGGGCCTGACTGACAACTTGCAGTTTTATCCACTGGTCTGTTAGGTGTGCAGGCTGTAGAAGTGTCAGGCGAACGGTGGGGGCGTCACCACGTGTCCTGTTGTGTTAGGCGTACTAGCTTAGGTAGTCAGCCTGTTCATCAGTTTTATGCAAGTGgagttttgtcacaccccgatttccggtGGGCCCGGAAGGGTTTAGTCGTGACGGTTGGATATCAGTTACAATCACAGTTAATTAAATAACAACGCAGCAGAAGTATTATGAGTAAAAATAAACATTCATATCATTAAAAGTGTTTGATAATCAAAGTACAAATTGTTCAAGTGTTCAACAATAGCCCACAGGCAGATCGAAGTAAACGAAGCTTAGACATCATAGGCCTTAAGctaggagttgcaaattccattGCCTTTATCATAGCCGACCCGGATTCCTGGCCTAACAGTCAAGGTTTCTATCTCCGGATCGGTATC from Helianthus annuus cultivar XRQ/B chromosome 7, HanXRQr2.0-SUNRISE, whole genome shotgun sequence includes the following:
- the LOC110868743 gene encoding probable 2,3-bisphosphoglycerate-independent phosphoglycerate mutase, translating into MVNSETPRKRVAFVLIDGLGDVSIPRFGYKTPLEAAKVPNLDAIASAGVNGLMDPVEVGLGCGSDTAHLSLLGYDPRVYYRGRGAFESIGAGLAMAPGDIAFKSNFATFDEKTGVVTSRRADRHFEEEGPVLCAALDKMKLPSYPEYEVRVRYATEHRCGVVVKGPKLSGNISGTDPLKDNRLLLEAKPLDNTEEAKHTANVVNELSKEISKILVAHPLNQKRATEGKNIANIVLLRGCGIRIEVPAFEKNHGLRPCMVAPTKIIAGLGLSLGIDILEAPGATGDYRTLLTSKATAIANALSAPVRACPNVFVPGEDEHKPGVSDGYDFGFLHIKAIDDAGHDKATVFKVKGLEAVDKAIGQLARLLWEAESAGQFQFFLCVTGDHSTPVEYGDHSFEPVPFTLCRLKDYVGAVGGETVVLQTSLDTFPLPTVEAGDDLSDYVAAGEEISQPGRAFSGDSVWRLDEIAAARGSLGRFPGSEMMGIIKKFIQLEL